GCTTCACTGTATATGTTTGCAGGTTCCATACTTGCTTGGATAGGATTAATACCTTTAATAAAATATATTGGAGAAGCGTTAACTAATCCTATTTTTCCGGCTACGGAATTAATAAAAAATATGGGGGCTTGGGATGTATGGAAAAATTACATAAAATATATAGGTGCCGGAGCTGTGGCAACAGGAGGATTTATTAGTTTAGGAAAATCACTACCAACTATACTAAAATCATTTAAATCTGCAATGGAAGGTATGGGAAAAAGCAATGATAGCAATGAAGAGAAGAGGATAGATAAGGATGTGCCTATTACCTGGGTCTTAGGTATTGCTATATTAGTTTTTTTACTTTCATGGCTATTGCCGGGAATAAATGTAGGACCTTTAGGTGGAATTCTTGTAGTTCTATTTTCGTTTTTTTTCTCAGTTGTTTCAGCTAGAATGGTTGGGATAATAGGAGCTTCTAACAATCCTGTATCGGGCATGACCATAGCTACATTATTAATTGTTACATCAATTTTAAAGGTAACAGGCAATGTGGGCAATCGTGGAATGATTGTAGCAATTCTAATCGGAGGCATAGTATGTGTAGCTATTGCTGTAGCAGGTGGTACGGCACAAAGTTTAAAAACTACCTATATAATTGGAGGAACTCCTAGAAATGTTCAAATAGGTATGTATATTGGACTTGTATGTTCAGCTGTATTTGCAGGAATGGTTATATTAATGCTTAATGGTGCATTTCCAGGTGGAATAGGAGGTAAAGATGTACCTGCCCCTCAAGCTACTTTAATGGCAGTAGTTGTTAAAGGTGTTATGACAGGTAAGTTGCCTTGGGTATTAGTTATAGTAGGAGGTATTATATCTATATTCTGTGAGTTAGTTAAATTACCAATATTACCTGTTGCACTAGGGATATACCTTCCTATACATCTAAATACAGGAATTCTTTGTGGTGGTATTGTTAGAGTATTAGTTGAGAAGAAATTTAAAAATAATGAGCAAAAAAGAAAAGAGCAAGTTGAAAAAGGAATCTTATTATCTTCTGGAATAGTTGCAGGAGATGCCTTAATGGGAATTATAATTGCCATATTTGCAACTTTGAATATAAATATAGCTTTTGGCACTAACATACTAACTTATATTACAGGAAATCCATATGTTGCAGCAATAATCTTCTTACTCTTAGGAATTTGGATATATAGATTTGCAACTAAAGTTGAAGATGAAAAAATTTAAATAATAATATTAATTAAATAATGAAAAATCTAATTAAGCAACCAATTCTAAATTTGATTTTCAATTATAATAATATGAATTAAATAATTTTATAGAAGTGGTGATATATATGAAAAGAGGTAATAATATAAAAAGAAATGATAATTTTCTTTTATATGTTCCACACATAAAGCACAAGGAATGGGAGTTAAGGAAAGGAAATATTGTATTATTTTTTCGTCATGATAAAGTTATAGAAAAGGTAATGGCATGGCTTTTTAATAAACCCACAGTTACTGATATAAAATTAGACAAAATATCTTCGCAGGTGTGGCTTTTAATAGATGATAAGAAAAATATTCTAGAGATAGCCGAAAAAATTAGAGAAAATACTAAAGATAATTTAGAAATTAGTAGCAAAAGGTTAATACTATTTTTAAGATATTTATGCAGTAAAGGATGGATATACTTTACTAAGTAAAAGGTTGATTTTTCTATATTTAAAGTCTATACTCAAAGTATGGAAAGTATTTTGTTATTATTTACAAGAAAGGGGGTAACCTAAAATAATAATTATTATTTTAGGGGATGATTATGAGTATGAATATAAATGATAAAATTGATGCAATGAGAGAGGATCTTATAGAAAGTACTGCAGAAATAATAAAAATTAAAAGTTTAGAAGGGCCTAAAAAAGATGGTATGCCTTTTGGTGAAGGACCAGCAAATGCACTTAAATGTGCATTAGATACTGCTAAAAGATTAGGATTTAAAACTGTTAATTTAGATAACTATGTTGGATATGCTGAAATGGGTGAAGGAGAAGACTATGTCGCAGCTCTAGGCCATTTAGACGTTGTTCCAGAGGGAGAAGGGTGGATACATCCACCATACGGAGCTGAAATTCATGATGGAAAAATGTATGGTAGAGGAACTACTGATGACAAAGGGCCTGTTATGGCAGCTTTATTTGGAGCAAAAGCTATAATGGATTTAGGTCTTCCACTATCTAAAAGAATAAGAATTATATTTGGTACAAATGAGGAGACTGGAAGTAAGGAATTAGAATATTATTTAGAAAAAGAAAAAGCTCCAGTGGCTGGATTTACTCCAGATGCAGAATATCCTCTAATTAATGGAGAAAAAGGATTAACATCATTTGATCTTATAAAAGAATTTACTTCTTCAGAAGAAGGAAATATAACAATAGAAAGTATTAATGGCGGTCAGGCAGCTAATATGGTTCCAGACTATTGTGATGCTACTTTAAAAGTTAAAGATGCAAAAGAATTAATACAAAAGTTAGAAGCTTTTGCAAATGAAACAGAATATAAGTTATCAGCTGAAGAAAAAGATGGTATGGTAGTTATAAAATCTAAAGGAGAGTCAGCTCATGGAAGCACTCCTCAGTTAGGTAAAAATGCTATAATGCAGTTATTTGCGTTCTTAGGAACATTAGAAATTTCTAATAAAGAGGTTTCTGAATATGTAAGCTTCCTAAATAAACATATAGGTATGGAATACAATGGAGAATCTTTCGGTTGTGGATTAGAAGATGAGGTATCAGGAAAACTTTCATTTAATACTGGCGTAATAAAAATGGATAAGAATAAATCAGTATTAACTTTAAATTTAAGATATCCTGTAACTAAAAAGTTAGATGATATGATGACTCCATTTAATAAAACTATAGAAGGTACTGGGTTAAAGTTAGAAAACTTTTCACATCAAGAACCACTTTATTTTGAACCAGAACATCCATTAGTTAAGTCATTACAAAAAGTTTATACCGAACAAACAGGAAAAGAAGCAAACTTAATTTCAATTGGCGGAGGAACATATGCTAAAGAAATGCCTAATATATTAGCTTTTGGACCAATGTTTCCAGGAGAGCCAGATTGCATTCATAAACCAAATGAATTTATAACTTTAGATAATTTAGTTTTAAATTCAAAAATTTATGCACATGCATTATATGAATTAGCAAAATAATATAAGATGTTTATATAAATCTTTTCTGATAAGCATGCAAGAATCTTTGCATGCTTATTTAAAATTATAAAGAGTTTTAAGGGATTTAATACATTTGCTTGAGTAAGATTAAAAACTTTGATAAAATAGGTTAACTACTAATTTAAAGTAATATGAGGTGATGCTTTTAATGGATCATATAAAAAAAGATAGAGATAAAGAGTTAGAAAAAGAAATAGAATTAGAGATAGAGAAGGAAAGACTTAATTATGTATTAACTGTAATTAATAATGAAATAGAGTTAGCAGTAAATAAAAGAAAAGGATTCCTTGGTCAATTATTAGAGTATAGAAAAAAGTTTATAGAAGAGTATAGGAATGACGAAGATAAGGTAATTGAGTATTTTGATCATGAGCGATTTGTGACAGAGGAAGCATTTAATCTTATAGATAAAAAGTTAAAAGAACTTACTACATTAAAAGAAAGTCCTTATTTCGGTAGAATAGATTTTAGGGAAGAAGAGTATGGCATAGAAAAAATATATGTTGGTAAATTTGGTCTTATTAAAGAAGGAGAATTTGAACCTTTAGTAGTAGACTGGAGAGCACCAATAGCTTCTTTATTTTATGAGGGAAAAGTAGGTTCATCACATTATAATTCTCCAGATGGTGAAGTGCCAGTAGAAATACTAGGAAGAGTTCAATATATAATTAAAAATTCTAAATTATTGGGAATGTTTAATTCGGACTTAGATGTAAAAGATGATATACTTCAAATGGTATTATCAAAAAATTCTAGTGACAAGTTAAAAGATATAGTAATGACAATACAAAAAGAACAGGATGAAATAATAAGGGAGTCTTATTTAAAAACTCTTGTTGTAAATGGTGTAGCAGGAAGTGGTAAAACTACTATAGCCCTTCATAGAGTTGCATACCTTTTATACAATAATAGAAAAAAATTAGAAAATAAAATTTTGATTTTGGGACCAAATGGAATTTTTATGGATTATATATCAAATGTGCTTCCGAGTCTAGGTGAGACTGGAGTAAAACAGGATACTTTTTGGGACATGACAGAAAAACTTTTAGACCTTCAAGGAAAGGTTATGAACTACAAAGAGTATTTTGAAAGAATAATAAAAGGTGATAGTGAATTAGTAGATGATTTTATTTTAAAAAGTTCAGACGAGTATATAAAAAGACTAAACGCTACTATAGAAAATTTAGAACAATTTAAATTTAAACCTACAAATGTTACTTTTAGAGGCAAAGATATTTTTAAAGTAGATGAGATAGAAGAATTATTTAGTAAACATTATAAATATATGCCTCTATATAAGAGAACAGAAAAAATTAGAAGAATCATAATTTGGAGATTAAAAGATAAGAGAGATGAGGAAGTAAGAGAAATAAATAAATTATATGATACAAAGAGAGATTCCTTATCACCAGAAGAATTAGCACTTAATGAAAATGATTTAGAATTCCAAAGAAAAAATTGTATAAGAGATGTTATTAAAGAATTTACAGAAGTAAAGAGATCTCTTGTATGGCTGGAAAATGAGGAAGTAGTTTCTTTATATAATAGATTTAATAATTATAAAAAGCTTACACCTGAAGATTTAGCAGCTATTATGTATCTAAAAATAAAATTAGAAGGATATAAAATCAAAGAAGATATAAAGCATGTAGTAATAGATGAGGCACAGGATTTAAGCATGCTTCAGTTACGAGTTATTAAAGAAATAACAGGTGCATCTGCATTTACCATACTTGGCGATAGTAATCAAAGAATTTTACCTTTAAAGGGTAATATAGCTATGAAAAATTTAGATAACATATATAAAGACTTGGATATAAAATATTTTAGTTTAGATAAGAGTTATAGGTCTACTGTAGAGATTATGGAGTATGCTAATACATTCTTAGATGAAGAAAAGATAGTTCCTCTTGTTAGAAATGGAGAGGAAGTCTGGCAGCGAGATGTAGCGTCTGATGATGTTATACAGAAGTGTGTAGTAGATAGAATCTTTAGATATAAAGAAAGTGGATATGAGAGTATTGCTATAATATGCGAAGATATAAATACATGTAGTAAAGTTCATAATCTTATTAAGGATAAGGTTCATTCAAGGTTACTAGATAGTGATGAATTAATATATAAAAGTGGGGTAGTTATAATACCTTCTTATTTTGCACGAGGACTAGAATTTGATGGAGTAGTTTTACTCATGAAAGATGAAAAAGAAGAAAGTAATTATGTAAATAAAGGAAAGCTTAAGTATATTATGGCAACCAGGGCTTTACATAAATTATCTGTGATTAAAATTAAATAGAAATAAAATAAATGACTGGTTTAATTTAAAACTAGTCATTTATTTCTAATAGCAAGAGCTAGATTAATATTGTATAAAGTTTAAATTACATGACTTTTCCTTAAAATATTACTGGCTTGCTGTTATCTTATTTATAATTACTTCATGAACTTTGTCTAATTCTTGAAAATCCATATTAGGAATATAGTATTTTTCTATATCATCATGTAATTTTTTTGCTTCGGTTAATATAGATAATGATTTATTTAAAAGTGTATAAAATAGGTCTTTAGAATTTATAATTTTTTCATTTACACAGTTAATTAGGTCATAATTCAAGTAATTTTCCATATAAATTTGATGACCTTTATATAGAGTTTGGTTTATTTCATTAGAACTTATAACCGCTAATTTTAGAGCAGGAATATAAATATGTTCTAACTCCTCTGGAGCAATAGGATTATGAAAAGCCTCTACGTTAAAACCTCTCTTCAAAGCTTCATCCTTAAGATATTCAAGTATTTTATCTTTAGAAGTACCAGGAGGACCATTTAAAACATAAGTTGTTTCACACTGTTCTAAGAGGTCTTCAATAAAGGTTACTATACCTGTTGGAGTAAAAGCCGTTATAAATAAGTCTTTACAAGTGCCGAGAGAAGAAATTGGCTGTTTAAAAATTTTATTTTTTAAATCTTCACGAAGAAAATTAAATTTATTATAGTTTAAGGCATCACTATTCATATTGCTCCAATCATCATGGATGATTTTTGCAGCAGATAGATATTTGTATGCTCTATCAAAAGTTTTTGAAATGGAGTTCTTTATATTTATAATTTGATCTTTGTTTTTTCGTATTTCAAATTCATTCCAAAATTCTCCTAAGTTTATTATTTCATCTACTGCTCCAGGAACTTTAGGATCCACTACATGTGGCGCTGTTCCGTCTAAAATAGCAACCTTTAAGTCTTTTATTAGAATACCATCCAAGGAACTGCTATCAGAAGAACAATGATAAAATTCTACTTCATGATTAATACTTTTATAATACTCGCCTAACTTTTTCATGATGGAGGATTTACCAGTACCTGGCCCACCTTTTAAACAAATTATTTTATTTGCTTTCTCTAAAGGTATAATCTCATGAAAAAAAGAGTAAAAGCCTAAGGGGGTATTTCCTCCTAGAAAGAAACGTTTGTCTTTAATACTCAAAAAAATCACACTCCATAAATTTGTATCACTAACATTATATTTATATGGATTTAATTTGTTTACAGATACTTTAATATACCCCTAGAAAATCTTTATCTATAGTTATTATGGCATTGTAATTTGGATGTTTAATCTTTATATCTTTTACTATTTTATCTATAAGATCCTTTTCGTCTTCTTTAGAAAAATCCTTATTATATTTCACAACTATATCAAATATAATATTCTTAACTTCACCTTCACCTACTACCCTGAAGTCATGCATAGAATGAATATTATCATATTTTTTTAATATGGATTCTATAAACTCTTTAGTACTTTGTATTTCTTTGCAGTCTGTATTTATGGGATCCATATGAATTACAAGTAGTACCCCTAGTTCCTCTGAAATTTCTCTTTCTGCCTTATCAATTATTTCGTGAATATGAACAATAGGAGCATTAGAAGGAACCTCTGCATGAATTGAGGCTATACATCTACCAGGACCATAATTATGAACTATTAAATCATGAGTACCTTTTATACCATCATATTTAAGCATTAAATTCTTGATATCTTTTACTAAATCTGGATCTGGAGATTCTCCAAGTAATGGATCTAAAGTTTCTTTTATTAGAGAAATACCAGAATATATAATAAATAAGGAAACTACAATACCAATATAGCCATCTATAGGAAAAGTAAAGAATTTAGAGCTTATAAGAGAAAATGCAACTACAGAAGAAGTTATAACATCAGCAAAAGAATCTTTAGAGGAAGCTTTTAAAGTTGAAGAATTTATATCATAACTTAGAGTTCTATAGAAATATCCCAGCCATAATTTTATAAATATAGATAGTAACATTAGTAAAAAAGAAATCATACTAAAATTAATTGTTGTAGGATTAATTATTTTAGAAAAGGAACTCTTAGTAAATTCCACACCTACTAACAAAACAAAGAAAGATACAATCAAAGCAGATATATATTCAATTCTTCCATGTCCAAAGGGATGTTCTTTATCGGCAGGTTTACTTGCAAGTTTAAAACCTAAAATTGTAATTAGTGATGATGCTGAATCCGATAGATTATTAAAGGCATCTGCACTTATAGCAATACTTTTAGTAAAAATACCTACTGAAAATTTAATTACAAATAGTGTTATATTAATAATAACACCTACAATGCCTGCAAGGTATCCATAAGATTTTCTTACTTTTCTATCTTCTTTATTTTGAAAGTTTTTAATGAATTTTTTTATTAGTAATTTAGAAAACATTATATACTCCCTTCCTATTTTAGTAAGTTCTTCATTAATTATTATACTATATACTTTACCATATATAGATTAATATATCATTATAAAACATGGGTTATAGTTTTTAGAAGAGGATTATGAAAATTATTTTGAATTTAGATTATAAAAATTTTTTTCATGTATTATATGGTAAACTTATATTATATGTTAAGATTATATTTAATGATATAACTATTTAAAATACGTTTTTAGGAGGCATATAATATGAATAATTTAGAATTTGCACAAAATCTTGTGGATTTTCTTTATGATAGTCCATCAGCTTTTCATGCTGTTCAAAATGTTAAAAACATATTGACAGAGTCAGGATTTAAGGAAGTAAAAGAAGAAGAAAGATGGGATTTAAAAAAGGGTGGTAAGTATTTTACAACTAAAAATGGAACAGCCCTAGTAGCATTTACTGTAGGTACAGGAGAAATTGAAGAACATGGATTTAAATTAGTAGGGGCACACACAGATTCACCTACTTTTAGAATTAAACCATCACCAGAAATGGTATCAGAAGGGGCTTATGTTAAATTAAATACAGAAGTATATGGTGGACCTATTTTAAACACTTGGTTTGATAGACCACTTGCCCTTGCAGGAAGAGTTGTTTTAAAAGGTGATAATATATTATATCCAGAAACAAAACTTATAAACATAAATAAACCTATTTTAATAATACCTAACGTATGCATTCATATGAATAGAAATATTAATAAGGGTGTAGAAATAAATCCACAAAAAGATACATTACCATTGCTATCTTTAGTTAACGAAGAATTAGAGAAAGGCAATTATTTATTAAGCCTAATTTCTAAAGAGTTAGAAATAAAAAAAGAAGAAATAGTAGATTTTGATTTATATTTATATGAATATGAAAAGGGACTTATTATGGGATTAAATGACGAGTTTATATCTTCTTCTAGACTTGATGACCTGCAAATGGTACATGCTGGTATATATGCTCTTAAGGAATCAGAAGTTTCAAAATCAACTAATGTTATGGTTTGTTTTGACAATGAGGAAATTGGAAGTCTAACAAAACAAGGCGCAGACTCCGAGATGTTGGCAAATATTCTAGAGAGAATAACAGTATCTATGGGCAAAGGAAGGGAAGAACATTTTAGAGCACTTAGCAGATCATTTATTATTTCAGCAGATAACGCTCATGCTGTTCACCCAAATAGTGAAGAGAAACATGATCCTACTAATAGACCATTAGTAAATAAAGGACCTGTTATAAAGATAAATGCAAATCAAAGCTATACAACTGATGCGGATTCAGATGCAGTTTATGAGTTAATCTGTCAGAAAGCTGGAGTTCCATATCAAAAATTTGTTAATCGTTCTGACCAAAGAGGGGGATCTACCATAGGACCTATATCATCATCACATATTAATATTCGCTCAGTAGATATAGGAAATCCTACTTTAGCTATGCATTCTATAAGAGAGCTTGCTGGTGTAGATGACCATACTTATGTTTATAAATCTTTTATAGAATTTTATAATCTTTAATAAAGAATAAAAAAGAGTATGAAAAAGTAAATCCTAATTTTTTATTAGGAAAATTTTAATAATAACATATGTATATTAAAAAGGAGAAAAGTTATATATAATTTTTCTTCTTTTTTATTTTGAATCTACAATTAAGCCTATTAAACGATAAAAAGTAATAAATTATAGCTTCTTTGGTAATAATAATTCAAGTGTAAGTCTAATTACTAAAGAGGTGAATAAAATGAACTCGTTTTTCTATTTTGAAATTTTAACAATATTTTTAGCTTTTATTTTGTTAATCATACTTATATTTAAATATAAATTTTATAAAGAAGAAAACGTAATGAATTCCATACAAAATATATCTACAAGAGATCATGAAAAATTAGAAAAACATGCACAAAATATACCGGAAGAATATTTAGAGAAAAAGAAAATAAATACTAGAAAAAATTTAATGAAGAATCTAGATCATAGTTTTAATAATATAGTTACTACATATAATTTTATGGAAAAAGAAGTAAGAGATAAAAAGGTTATAGTTCCTGCAGCGGAATGGTTACTAGATAATTTATATTTAATAGAAAAAGAATACAAAAATGTAAAAGAGAGTCTACCTAAAAGTTATTACAAGGAACTTCCACTAATGCAAAATGGAATGCTGAGAGGATATCCAAAGGCATATCATATAGCAGTTCAAATAGTTTCTCATACTGAAGGTGAAATAGATGAAGATATTATTAAGAGATTTATTATATCTTATCAAAAAAATACTATACTCACTATGGCGGAACTTTGGGCTATTCCTGTAATGATAAGAATAGCTTTAATACAAAATATAAGCAGGGTATGTGAAAAAATAGTATTTATACAAGAAGAGAGAACAAAGGCTGAGTTCTTTGGTGATAACTTAATAAATGCATTTAATGATGAAAAGTTAAAAGATGAATTGCAAAGGATGTATAAATTAAAAGTAGACTTTAATCCATTTTTTACTGAGAGGTTATTAAAATTACTTAGAGATAATGGTGTAGATAATCATGAACTTTATAGTTGGATTGAAGAAAAACTAGATAGAAATCATACTACTTTTGAGTATATTGTGTCTAATGCTCATAAAAGACAATCCTATTATGAATTAAGCCTAGGAAATAGTATAAGTAGTATAAGAAAAATGGAAGCTTTGAGTTGGGAACATACTTTTGAGGAGTTATGTAGTGTACATTATATTTTGAGCAAGGATCCAGTAAATCAGTACATGAAGATGGATTTTAAATCAAGAGATTTTTACAGACATGAAATAAGCAAGATATCTAAGAAAATTGATATAAGTGAGGTCTTCATAGCGAAAAAAGCTTTAAAACTTGCAAAGGAAAACAGTGGTGACAAGGATTATTTAAATCATGTAGGATATTACATTATAGATGATGGAAAAATAGAGCTAATAAGAAGTTTAAAAGAGAAGAGAAATATATTAGATATACTTAAGGATTATATCACTAAGTATAAGGT
The nucleotide sequence above comes from Hathewaya histolytica. Encoded proteins:
- a CDS encoding OPT family oligopeptide transporter translates to MMEEKRKLSHTAYGGIKGEDYVPFIPANVAIPETTIISILIGILFAIIFAAANTYLGLKVGLTISAGIPGAILATGLLKGIFNRNNILEANMISSIAAVGESIAGGIIYVLPAIILWGMQLKLTTIFIVTAIGGLVGVFFVTPLRRFLIVEEHGNLIYPESMAAAEVLVTGSEGGSAFKSVLLGLGGGGLYKLFSGGFKLWLEEPEWHIKPVQNTIFGVDTISSLMGVGYIVGLEASLYMFAGSILAWIGLIPLIKYIGEALTNPIFPATELIKNMGAWDVWKNYIKYIGAGAVATGGFISLGKSLPTILKSFKSAMEGMGKSNDSNEEKRIDKDVPITWVLGIAILVFLLSWLLPGINVGPLGGILVVLFSFFFSVVSARMVGIIGASNNPVSGMTIATLLIVTSILKVTGNVGNRGMIVAILIGGIVCVAIAVAGGTAQSLKTTYIIGGTPRNVQIGMYIGLVCSAVFAGMVILMLNGAFPGGIGGKDVPAPQATLMAVVVKGVMTGKLPWVLVIVGGIISIFCELVKLPILPVALGIYLPIHLNTGILCGGIVRVLVEKKFKNNEQKRKEQVEKGILLSSGIVAGDALMGIIIAIFATLNINIAFGTNILTYITGNPYVAAIIFLLLGIWIYRFATKVEDEKI
- a CDS encoding PqqD family protein, with product MKRGNNIKRNDNFLLYVPHIKHKEWELRKGNIVLFFRHDKVIEKVMAWLFNKPTVTDIKLDKISSQVWLLIDDKKNILEIAEKIRENTKDNLEISSKRLILFLRYLCSKGWIYFTK
- the pepV gene encoding dipeptidase PepV; this encodes MNINDKIDAMREDLIESTAEIIKIKSLEGPKKDGMPFGEGPANALKCALDTAKRLGFKTVNLDNYVGYAEMGEGEDYVAALGHLDVVPEGEGWIHPPYGAEIHDGKMYGRGTTDDKGPVMAALFGAKAIMDLGLPLSKRIRIIFGTNEETGSKELEYYLEKEKAPVAGFTPDAEYPLINGEKGLTSFDLIKEFTSSEEGNITIESINGGQAANMVPDYCDATLKVKDAKELIQKLEAFANETEYKLSAEEKDGMVVIKSKGESAHGSTPQLGKNAIMQLFAFLGTLEISNKEVSEYVSFLNKHIGMEYNGESFGCGLEDEVSGKLSFNTGVIKMDKNKSVLTLNLRYPVTKKLDDMMTPFNKTIEGTGLKLENFSHQEPLYFEPEHPLVKSLQKVYTEQTGKEANLISIGGGTYAKEMPNILAFGPMFPGEPDCIHKPNEFITLDNLVLNSKIYAHALYELAK
- a CDS encoding HelD family protein — encoded protein: MDHIKKDRDKELEKEIELEIEKERLNYVLTVINNEIELAVNKRKGFLGQLLEYRKKFIEEYRNDEDKVIEYFDHERFVTEEAFNLIDKKLKELTTLKESPYFGRIDFREEEYGIEKIYVGKFGLIKEGEFEPLVVDWRAPIASLFYEGKVGSSHYNSPDGEVPVEILGRVQYIIKNSKLLGMFNSDLDVKDDILQMVLSKNSSDKLKDIVMTIQKEQDEIIRESYLKTLVVNGVAGSGKTTIALHRVAYLLYNNRKKLENKILILGPNGIFMDYISNVLPSLGETGVKQDTFWDMTEKLLDLQGKVMNYKEYFERIIKGDSELVDDFILKSSDEYIKRLNATIENLEQFKFKPTNVTFRGKDIFKVDEIEELFSKHYKYMPLYKRTEKIRRIIIWRLKDKRDEEVREINKLYDTKRDSLSPEELALNENDLEFQRKNCIRDVIKEFTEVKRSLVWLENEEVVSLYNRFNNYKKLTPEDLAAIMYLKIKLEGYKIKEDIKHVVIDEAQDLSMLQLRVIKEITGASAFTILGDSNQRILPLKGNIAMKNLDNIYKDLDIKYFSLDKSYRSTVEIMEYANTFLDEEKIVPLVRNGEEVWQRDVASDDVIQKCVVDRIFRYKESGYESIAIICEDINTCSKVHNLIKDKVHSRLLDSDELIYKSGVVIIPSYFARGLEFDGVVLLMKDEKEESNYVNKGKLKYIMATRALHKLSVIKIK
- a CDS encoding PRK06851 family protein, giving the protein MSIKDKRFFLGGNTPLGFYSFFHEIIPLEKANKIICLKGGPGTGKSSIMKKLGEYYKSINHEVEFYHCSSDSSSLDGILIKDLKVAILDGTAPHVVDPKVPGAVDEIINLGEFWNEFEIRKNKDQIINIKNSISKTFDRAYKYLSAAKIIHDDWSNMNSDALNYNKFNFLREDLKNKIFKQPISSLGTCKDLFITAFTPTGIVTFIEDLLEQCETTYVLNGPPGTSKDKILEYLKDEALKRGFNVEAFHNPIAPEELEHIYIPALKLAVISSNEINQTLYKGHQIYMENYLNYDLINCVNEKIINSKDLFYTLLNKSLSILTEAKKLHDDIEKYYIPNMDFQELDKVHEVIINKITASQ
- a CDS encoding cation diffusion facilitator family transporter produces the protein MFSKLLIKKFIKNFQNKEDRKVRKSYGYLAGIVGVIINITLFVIKFSVGIFTKSIAISADAFNNLSDSASSLITILGFKLASKPADKEHPFGHGRIEYISALIVSFFVLLVGVEFTKSSFSKIINPTTINFSMISFLLMLLSIFIKLWLGYFYRTLSYDINSSTLKASSKDSFADVITSSVVAFSLISSKFFTFPIDGYIGIVVSLFIIYSGISLIKETLDPLLGESPDPDLVKDIKNLMLKYDGIKGTHDLIVHNYGPGRCIASIHAEVPSNAPIVHIHEIIDKAEREISEELGVLLVIHMDPINTDCKEIQSTKEFIESILKKYDNIHSMHDFRVVGEGEVKNIIFDIVVKYNKDFSKEDEKDLIDKIVKDIKIKHPNYNAIITIDKDFLGVY
- a CDS encoding M18 family aminopeptidase is translated as MNNLEFAQNLVDFLYDSPSAFHAVQNVKNILTESGFKEVKEEERWDLKKGGKYFTTKNGTALVAFTVGTGEIEEHGFKLVGAHTDSPTFRIKPSPEMVSEGAYVKLNTEVYGGPILNTWFDRPLALAGRVVLKGDNILYPETKLININKPILIIPNVCIHMNRNINKGVEINPQKDTLPLLSLVNEELEKGNYLLSLISKELEIKKEEIVDFDLYLYEYEKGLIMGLNDEFISSSRLDDLQMVHAGIYALKESEVSKSTNVMVCFDNEEIGSLTKQGADSEMLANILERITVSMGKGREEHFRALSRSFIISADNAHAVHPNSEEKHDPTNRPLVNKGPVIKINANQSYTTDADSDAVYELICQKAGVPYQKFVNRSDQRGGSTIGPISSSHINIRSVDIGNPTLAMHSIRELAGVDDHTYVYKSFIEFYNL